The following are encoded in a window of Flavobacterium psychrotrophum genomic DNA:
- a CDS encoding adenosylcobalamin-dependent ribonucleoside-diphosphate reductase, translating into MNTTTLNTTPLTYTQEEAVKASLEYFKGDSLAATVWVNKYALKDSDGNIYERTPDDMHRRIASEIARVEKKYSNPISEDEVFALIKDFKYLIPQGSPMTGIGNPYQIASLSNCFVIGNDNGDSYGGIMKTDQEQVQLMKRRGGVGHDLSHIRPKGSPVKNSALTSTGLVPFMERFSNSTREVAQDGRRGALMLSVSVNHPDASDFIDAKMEQGKVTGANVSVRIDDAFMRAVKADENYIQKYPIFSTVPAYSKNISAKALWGKIIHNAWKSAEPGILFWDTIIKESLPDCYADLGYKTLSTNPCGEIPLCAYDSCRLLAINLLSYVEKPFTKEASFNYPLFKKHVAVAQRVMDDIIDLELEKIDTILAKIDADPESEEIKGVEKKLWLNIRHKAYEGRRTGVGITAEGDMLAALGLRYGSDEGVDFAEELHKTLALEAYRGSVNLAKERGAFGIYDAEREKDNPFMLRLKEADSQLYYEMAEHGRRNIALLTIAPTGTTSLMTQTSSGIEPVFMPVYKRRRKVNPNDKDVRVDFIDEVGDSWEEYVVFHHRFKEWMEINGLDTSKNYSQEDLDAIVAQSPYYKATSNDVDWLNKVRMQGRIQKWVDHSISVTINVPNETPEEMVAQLYMEAWEAGCKGVTVYRDGSRSGVLIAASEKKEEKAAPTADGLTPFPLKRPQTLEADVVRFQNSKDKWIAFIGLIEGRPYEIFTGLADDEDGIALPRWVNEGIIIKNKNEDSTTRYDFQYKNTRGYKTTIEGLSHKFNPEYWNYAKLISGTLRHGMQIEKAVDLINSLQLDSESINTWKNGVARALKRYITDGTVATGQKCSSCNSTNLIYQEGCLTCNDCGSSKCG; encoded by the coding sequence ATGAATACTACCACCCTTAACACCACGCCCCTTACCTACACCCAGGAAGAAGCCGTAAAAGCTTCGTTAGAATATTTTAAAGGCGACAGCCTTGCCGCAACCGTCTGGGTTAACAAATATGCCCTTAAAGACAGCGATGGCAACATTTATGAACGCACGCCCGATGACATGCACCGCCGTATTGCAAGCGAAATAGCACGTGTAGAAAAAAAATACAGTAACCCGATAAGCGAGGATGAAGTATTTGCCCTTATAAAAGACTTTAAATACCTGATACCGCAGGGCAGCCCCATGACGGGCATTGGCAACCCGTACCAAATAGCATCACTGTCTAACTGTTTTGTTATAGGCAATGATAACGGCGACTCTTATGGCGGCATCATGAAGACCGACCAGGAGCAGGTACAACTTATGAAACGCCGCGGTGGCGTGGGGCACGACCTGAGCCACATACGCCCAAAGGGTTCGCCTGTAAAAAACTCAGCACTCACTTCTACCGGACTGGTGCCGTTTATGGAACGCTTTAGCAACTCTACCCGCGAGGTAGCCCAGGATGGCCGCCGTGGTGCGCTAATGCTATCCGTTTCTGTAAACCACCCGGATGCATCAGATTTTATTGATGCCAAAATGGAGCAAGGCAAAGTAACCGGTGCTAACGTATCTGTACGTATAGATGATGCCTTTATGCGTGCCGTTAAGGCCGATGAAAACTACATCCAGAAATACCCGATATTTAGCACCGTGCCTGCATATTCTAAAAATATCAGCGCAAAAGCACTTTGGGGCAAGATTATTCACAACGCATGGAAATCTGCCGAACCGGGTATCCTGTTCTGGGATACCATCATTAAAGAATCACTGCCTGACTGTTATGCCGACCTAGGCTATAAAACACTATCTACCAACCCTTGCGGGGAGATTCCGCTTTGCGCCTATGACAGCTGCCGATTGCTGGCCATCAACCTGCTGTCTTATGTAGAAAAACCGTTTACTAAAGAAGCATCGTTTAACTACCCTTTATTCAAAAAACACGTAGCCGTGGCACAAAGGGTAATGGATGATATTATTGACCTCGAACTTGAAAAAATAGACACCATACTCGCTAAGATCGATGCCGATCCTGAAAGTGAGGAAATAAAAGGAGTTGAAAAAAAACTTTGGTTAAACATTCGCCATAAGGCGTATGAAGGCCGCCGTACCGGTGTTGGCATAACTGCCGAAGGTGATATGCTGGCCGCACTTGGCCTGCGCTACGGTAGTGATGAGGGCGTAGACTTTGCCGAAGAACTACATAAAACCTTAGCCCTTGAAGCCTATCGCGGATCTGTTAACCTGGCGAAGGAGCGTGGCGCTTTTGGTATTTATGATGCCGAACGCGAAAAAGACAATCCTTTTATGCTGCGCCTTAAAGAAGCCGACAGCCAGTTGTACTACGAAATGGCAGAGCACGGCCGCCGCAACATTGCACTGCTTACCATAGCCCCTACCGGCACCACCAGCCTGATGACACAAACATCATCTGGTATTGAGCCTGTATTTATGCCTGTTTACAAACGCCGCAGAAAGGTAAATCCTAATGATAAAGATGTACGTGTAGACTTTATAGACGAAGTAGGCGACAGCTGGGAAGAGTATGTTGTTTTTCACCACCGCTTTAAAGAGTGGATGGAAATCAACGGGCTTGACACTTCTAAAAACTACAGTCAGGAAGACCTTGATGCAATAGTAGCGCAATCACCTTACTATAAGGCTACCAGTAATGATGTAGACTGGCTAAACAAAGTACGTATGCAGGGTCGCATCCAGAAATGGGTAGACCACTCTATATCTGTCACCATAAACGTACCAAACGAAACACCCGAAGAAATGGTCGCCCAGCTGTACATGGAAGCCTGGGAAGCCGGATGTAAAGGCGTTACCGTTTACCGCGATGGTTCGCGCAGCGGGGTACTGATCGCTGCTTCTGAAAAGAAGGAAGAAAAAGCGGCACCCACAGCAGACGGGCTTACACCCTTCCCATTAAAAAGGCCGCAAACACTTGAGGCTGATGTGGTACGTTTCCAGAACAGCAAGGACAAATGGATTGCTTTTATAGGGCTTATAGAAGGTCGGCCTTATGAAATATTTACCGGCCTTGCCGATGATGAGGACGGCATTGCCCTGCCACGCTGGGTTAATGAGGGCATTATCATCAAAAACAAAAATGAGGATAGCACCACCCGATATGACTTTCAATATAAAAACACACGTGGTTATAAGACTACTATCGAAGGGCTTTCGCATAAGTTTAACCCGGAGTACTGGAACTATGCAAAGCTGATATCAGGAACCTTAAGGCACGGTATGCAGATAGAAAAGGCAGTAGACCTTATCAACAGCCTGCAACTGGACAGCGAGAGCATTAACACCTGGAAAAACGGTGTTGCCCGCGCCCTGAAACGCTACATAACCGATGGTACCGTGGCAACCGGGCAAAAATGCAGCAGCTGTAACAGTACCAACCTTATCTACCAGGAAGGCTGCCTTACCTGCAATGACTGTGGTTCATCTAAATGCGGTTAA
- a CDS encoding YiiX/YebB-like N1pC/P60 family cysteine hydrolase has translation MKRILYILLLLPMFLSAQTVSVKDLKDGDLIFQDMDCGPLCDAIEAVTEGYKGADFSHMGMVVHRNDTLYIMEAAGKAVRLNTLEKFSKNTAKPMLVARLKKKHQNLVPQAIAFSIKQLGVPYDPEYVYSNGAYYCSELIYDAFMFANGGKPFFTLYPMTYKQPGTSDFFPAWVEYYKAINKPIPEGQPGCNPGGISTSNKIDVLGNLSKL, from the coding sequence ATGAAACGGATTCTTTACATACTGCTTTTACTTCCGATGTTTTTATCGGCACAAACTGTTAGTGTAAAAGACCTAAAAGACGGCGACCTTATTTTTCAGGATATGGACTGCGGCCCTTTATGCGACGCCATAGAAGCCGTGACTGAAGGCTACAAAGGCGCCGACTTTAGCCATATGGGCATGGTGGTACACCGCAACGACACTCTTTACATTATGGAAGCTGCCGGAAAGGCCGTGCGTTTAAATACACTGGAAAAATTCTCTAAAAACACGGCGAAGCCTATGCTCGTAGCACGGCTTAAAAAGAAACACCAAAACCTTGTTCCGCAAGCCATTGCTTTTTCTATTAAACAGCTTGGTGTACCCTATGATCCTGAATATGTTTATAGTAATGGCGCGTATTACTGCTCTGAATTAATTTATGATGCCTTTATGTTTGCCAACGGTGGCAAGCCCTTTTTTACACTTTACCCAATGACCTACAAGCAACCCGGCACTAGCGATTTTTTTCCGGCGTGGGTTGAATATTATAAAGCCATCAACAAGCCCATTCCCGAAGGGCAGCCCGGCTGCAACCCGGGCGGAATTTCTACCAGCAATAAGATAGACGTCTTAGGCAACCTCAGCAAGCTTTAG
- a CDS encoding mechanosensitive ion channel family protein, which yields MDTNAAYFLIFTIAGLVAAFSIAYYILRKIGKNPNNILPVNFAQRIKVPLLLFFIAVAIHILATANLLATGYNRIAAHIGVLLLIASITWFLILFTTIVKTGFIRKFDITAADNLNARRVFTQFSILQRVAIFLIVVFAIGAALMSFESIRSIGVSVFASAGVAGIILGFSAQKALGTLLAGIQIAITQPIRIDDVVIVEGEWGWIEQIYLTYVVIRIWDKRRLVVPTTYFIEKPFQNWTRENADILGTVFIYTDFMMPIDPLRSELTRLLSTTHLWDGKVNVLQVTNAVAAGMEIRALVSSKDSPTNWDLRVFIREKLIGFIQQNYPESLPKTRVEIQDGTKGYPDAVHTSNTL from the coding sequence ATGGACACTAACGCTGCCTATTTCCTTATATTTACCATTGCCGGTCTTGTTGCGGCTTTTAGCATTGCCTATTACATACTCAGGAAAATAGGCAAAAACCCAAACAACATCCTTCCGGTAAATTTTGCGCAGCGCATAAAAGTACCCCTGCTCTTGTTCTTTATTGCGGTGGCGATACATATACTGGCAACAGCAAACTTACTGGCTACAGGCTATAACCGCATTGCGGCTCATATAGGCGTACTATTGCTCATTGCAAGTATCACCTGGTTTCTTATCTTGTTTACCACTATTGTAAAAACAGGCTTTATCAGAAAGTTTGACATTACCGCCGCAGACAACCTCAACGCTCGCAGGGTATTTACCCAGTTTAGCATATTGCAGCGGGTTGCCATATTCCTCATTGTGGTCTTTGCTATAGGTGCCGCGCTTATGAGTTTTGAAAGCATCCGGTCTATTGGTGTAAGTGTTTTTGCTTCGGCAGGTGTAGCAGGCATTATACTGGGTTTTTCGGCACAAAAAGCACTGGGTACGTTACTGGCAGGAATACAAATAGCCATTACACAACCCATACGCATAGACGATGTGGTTATTGTAGAAGGAGAATGGGGCTGGATAGAGCAGATCTACCTTACGTATGTTGTAATCCGGATTTGGGATAAACGCCGCCTCGTTGTACCCACTACCTATTTTATTGAGAAACCATTCCAGAACTGGACACGCGAAAATGCCGACATACTGGGCACTGTATTTATTTACACCGATTTTATGATGCCTATAGACCCGCTTCGTTCAGAACTTACCCGTTTATTAAGCACAACACACTTATGGGATGGCAAAGTAAACGTACTACAGGTAACCAATGCCGTAGCCGCAGGCATGGAAATAAGGGCATTGGTAAGTAGTAAAGACTCACCCACCAACTGGGACTTACGCGTATTTATCCGTGAGAAACTCATTGGTTTCATTCAGCAAAATTACCCCGAAAGCCTGCCCAAAACACGCGTTGAAATACAGGATGGTACAAAAGGGTATCCGGATGCTGTACATACTTCAAATACTTTATAA
- a CDS encoding SDR family oxidoreductase gives MNIQDLLPQSVSGKNVLVTGGTTGIGRAIVLLLASQGANVVFFGHEEQHLKDALADILPIAKGKLFGFVADCGTEDGIADVFKQVDEKLEHLDILVNNAAIGFGNATDVSYNDLQHVLNINLLSYLACCGGAITRMEKNGSGHIVNIGSLSAQVREATGSVYVATKAAIRAYSEALRKEVNKHGIKVSLIEPGAVDTDMQQKPTEEKLKKVENEEMLQATDIAAAVLYCLSQPKRCDVIELKIRPHLQLI, from the coding sequence ATGAATATTCAGGATCTTCTTCCACAAAGCGTTTCCGGCAAAAATGTGCTGGTAACGGGCGGTACTACCGGCATAGGCCGCGCCATTGTTTTATTGCTGGCATCTCAGGGTGCAAATGTTGTATTTTTCGGACATGAAGAGCAACATCTTAAAGACGCACTTGCTGATATTTTGCCCATTGCGAAAGGTAAACTTTTCGGGTTTGTAGCGGATTGCGGGACAGAAGACGGTATTGCAGATGTATTTAAACAGGTAGATGAAAAACTGGAACATCTGGACATTCTGGTCAACAATGCAGCAATAGGTTTTGGCAATGCAACAGATGTTAGCTATAATGACCTTCAACATGTACTTAATATTAATTTGTTGAGTTACCTGGCGTGTTGCGGCGGTGCCATAACACGTATGGAAAAGAACGGCTCAGGCCATATTGTAAACATCGGGTCGCTTAGTGCGCAGGTACGCGAAGCAACAGGATCTGTTTATGTTGCCACTAAAGCCGCCATTCGCGCCTACAGTGAAGCCCTTCGAAAAGAGGTTAATAAACATGGGATCAAGGTAAGCCTGATAGAACCCGGTGCTGTTGACACAGATATGCAGCAAAAACCAACCGAGGAAAAACTCAAAAAAGTGGAGAATGAAGAAATGCTACAGGCTACTGATATTGCTGCCGCAGTACTGTATTGCCTGAGTCAGCCAAAACGCTGCGACGTTATAGAACTGAAGATAAGGCCACACTTGCAGCTTATATAA
- the truB gene encoding tRNA pseudouridine(55) synthase TruB produces the protein MYTPEEFTEGKVLLIDKPLTWSSFQAVNKVKWALKKHLGLKKLKVGHAGTLDPLATGLLIICTGKFTKRISELQGMEKEYTGTFMLGGTTPSYDLETEVDQTFPTDHITEDLINEMLQQFIGEIDQKPPVFSAIKKDGKRLYEHARKGEEVEIASRKTTIYEFELTRIALPEIDFRVVCSKGTYIRSLAFDFGAALNSGAHLTALRRTKIGEFDVKDAISPNDFEDAVTPAE, from the coding sequence TTGTACACTCCGGAAGAATTTACCGAAGGCAAAGTCCTTCTTATCGATAAGCCACTTACCTGGAGCTCTTTTCAGGCTGTTAATAAAGTAAAGTGGGCACTTAAAAAACACCTTGGTCTTAAAAAGCTAAAAGTAGGCCATGCCGGCACGTTAGACCCACTTGCTACCGGCCTGCTTATTATCTGTACAGGTAAGTTTACCAAACGCATATCAGAACTTCAGGGGATGGAAAAAGAGTACACCGGCACTTTTATGCTGGGTGGCACTACCCCGTCTTACGACCTGGAGACTGAAGTTGACCAAACGTTCCCTACAGACCATATTACAGAAGACCTTATAAACGAAATGCTACAGCAATTCATCGGGGAGATCGACCAGAAACCTCCGGTTTTTTCGGCCATTAAAAAAGATGGTAAGCGTTTGTATGAACATGCCCGAAAAGGCGAAGAAGTAGAAATAGCTTCACGCAAAACCACCATTTACGAATTTGAACTTACCCGTATTGCCCTGCCGGAAATAGATTTCCGCGTAGTGTGCAGCAAGGGTACATATATCCGTTCGCTGGCATTTGATTTTGGCGCAGCCTTAAACAGCGGCGCACACCTTACTGCATTAAGGCGTACTAAAATTGGCGAGTTTGATGTGAAAGACGCGATATCTCCAAATGATTTTGAAGACGCTGTTACTCCTGCCGAATAA
- the asnS gene encoding asparagine--tRNA ligase: MKHTKIKDLLNSTKPIDEVIVKGWVRTFRNNQFLAINDGSVIHNIQAVVDFENTPAETLKRLTTGAAVLVKGNLAESQGAGQKFEIQAKHLEILGDSDAEKFPMQPKKHSLEFLRENAHLRVRTNVFGAIMRVRSVLSFAIHQYFQERGFVYVNTPIITGSDAEGAGEMFKVTALPFDGTPRNEEGKVDYKQDFFGKETNLTVSGQLEGETFAMALGQVYTFGPTFRAENSNTSRHLAEFWMVEPEVAFNNLDDNMDLAEDFIQYVIKYALDKCQDDLAFLNQRFADEEKTKPTAERSELGLLEKLNFVLENNFKRVSYTEAIDILRNSKPNKNKKFNYIIEEWGADLQSEHERFLVEKHFKCPVILYDYPAKIKAFYMRLNDNTAEDRKTVRAMDILFPGIGEIVGGSEREERLDVLQQKIAELGIDEKELWWYLDTRRFGTATHAGFGLGFERLVLFVTGMGNIRDVIPFPRTPQNAEF, translated from the coding sequence ATGAAGCACACAAAAATTAAAGACCTGCTAAACAGCACGAAGCCGATTGATGAAGTAATTGTAAAAGGATGGGTAAGAACCTTTAGAAATAATCAGTTCTTAGCCATTAATGACGGGTCTGTAATTCATAATATACAGGCAGTGGTAGATTTTGAAAATACCCCTGCTGAAACCCTTAAGCGCCTTACTACCGGTGCGGCCGTATTAGTTAAAGGAAACCTTGCCGAAAGCCAGGGTGCAGGGCAGAAATTTGAAATTCAGGCGAAGCACCTTGAAATACTTGGCGACAGCGATGCTGAGAAATTCCCGATGCAGCCTAAAAAGCACTCCCTTGAGTTTTTAAGGGAAAATGCCCACCTGCGTGTGCGTACCAATGTTTTTGGTGCCATCATGAGGGTGCGTTCGGTGCTGTCGTTCGCTATACACCAGTACTTTCAGGAGCGTGGTTTTGTATATGTAAACACGCCTATTATTACCGGTAGCGATGCCGAAGGTGCGGGTGAGATGTTTAAAGTTACCGCACTTCCGTTTGATGGAACACCACGTAATGAAGAAGGTAAGGTAGATTACAAGCAGGACTTTTTTGGTAAGGAAACGAACCTTACCGTATCAGGCCAGCTGGAAGGCGAAACTTTTGCAATGGCATTGGGTCAGGTATACACATTTGGACCTACGTTTCGTGCAGAGAATTCTAACACCAGCCGCCACCTTGCAGAATTCTGGATGGTAGAGCCTGAAGTTGCGTTTAACAACCTTGACGATAACATGGATCTTGCTGAAGATTTTATTCAGTATGTTATTAAATATGCCCTTGATAAATGCCAAGATGACCTTGCATTCCTTAACCAGCGCTTTGCTGATGAGGAGAAAACCAAGCCAACAGCAGAACGCAGCGAACTTGGCCTGCTTGAAAAGCTAAACTTTGTATTAGAGAACAACTTTAAGCGTGTAAGCTATACTGAGGCTATTGATATCCTAAGGAACAGCAAGCCGAACAAGAACAAAAAATTCAACTATATTATAGAAGAGTGGGGTGCCGACCTGCAAAGTGAGCATGAGCGCTTCCTGGTAGAAAAACACTTTAAGTGCCCGGTTATCCTTTATGATTACCCTGCAAAAATTAAGGCTTTCTATATGAGGCTTAACGACAATACTGCCGAAGACAGAAAAACCGTGCGCGCCATGGATATCCTGTTCCCGGGTATTGGTGAAATTGTAGGTGGTTCTGAGAGGGAAGAGCGCCTTGATGTACTACAGCAAAAAATTGCTGAACTTGGTATCGATGAAAAAGAGCTTTGGTGGTACCTTGATACACGCCGTTTTGGTACAGCTACCCACGCCGGCTTCGGCCTTGGCTTTGAGCGCCTGGTGCTGTTTGTTACAGGTATGGGTAACATTCGTGATGTTATTCCTTTCCCAAGGACACCACAAAACGCAGAATTTTAA
- a CDS encoding porin family protein, with translation MRSFFTILLFLATISLMAQTTDLPTTQVSDSLLLPTPDPKYREDQFYASITYNIMQGMPKGYSQYSVSTGLGFGFLRDIPLNKKRNHAIAIGLGYSYNNIKHNLVVKDTLGANTYELTSKTAFDKNKLVLHYLELPLEFRWRTSNDTTHQFWRIYTGVKLSYLIYDKAQNEPDGNTVHKVRNDANMNKLTTGLYVAAGYNTWNFYAYYGLTPVYKNTTLQDGEKLSMHSLKLGLMFYIL, from the coding sequence ATGCGCAGCTTTTTTACAATATTGCTTTTTTTAGCCACAATTAGCCTTATGGCGCAAACTACAGACCTGCCTACAACACAGGTTAGTGATAGCCTGCTACTGCCCACACCAGACCCTAAATACAGGGAAGACCAGTTTTATGCTTCCATTACCTACAACATCATGCAGGGTATGCCGAAGGGTTACAGTCAGTATTCGGTATCTACAGGTTTGGGATTTGGTTTTTTGAGGGATATTCCGCTAAATAAAAAGCGTAACCACGCTATTGCAATAGGCCTTGGCTATTCATACAATAACATAAAGCACAACCTTGTAGTAAAAGATACTTTAGGCGCAAACACTTATGAGCTAACGTCAAAAACCGCTTTCGACAAAAATAAGCTTGTATTGCATTACCTCGAACTTCCGTTAGAATTTCGCTGGCGTACCAGTAACGACACCACACACCAGTTTTGGCGTATTTACACCGGTGTAAAACTGAGCTACCTTATCTACGATAAAGCGCAAAATGAACCTGACGGCAACACGGTACATAAAGTAAGGAATGATGCAAACATGAACAAGCTTACAACCGGGCTATATGTTGCAGCAGGTTATAACACATGGAACTTTTATGCATATTACGGTCTTACGCCTGTGTACAAAAACACTACGCTACAAGATGGCGAAAAACTCAGTATGCACTCGCTTAAGCTGGGGCTTATGTTTTATATATTGTGA
- a CDS encoding DUF2490 domain-containing protein, whose translation MKVLPVLLICLFLDYTNANAQLSPPGLGDTHDAFWSAIGVQQKIDEKTTSMTYFGEGRISGAGSNDMMKEQSILVLNEEVYRAVNKNWKYSYALSYRRQDQYGNYSPYELEHLAKQLEFRVYGRLSNTTTVSRLKWKNTIRQEVRKFYTPDFDNPEDVMQLRTRLKTQVSLQLGSTNENRLTGSAEALFSISDETNAGWGSFGYKESRFCFYYSYAPKSLPVTFDVGYMNDLMGYGHDAADANYLAFDIILENPF comes from the coding sequence ATGAAAGTATTACCTGTTTTACTTATTTGCCTGTTTTTAGATTATACTAATGCCAATGCCCAATTAAGTCCCCCGGGTTTGGGAGATACGCACGATGCCTTTTGGTCGGCAATTGGAGTGCAGCAAAAAATAGACGAAAAAACTACCTCGATGACATATTTCGGCGAAGGCCGTATTAGTGGTGCCGGCAGTAATGATATGATGAAAGAACAGTCGATACTGGTGCTTAATGAAGAGGTGTACCGTGCTGTAAACAAAAACTGGAAATACAGCTATGCTCTTAGTTACCGAAGGCAGGACCAGTATGGTAATTACAGCCCGTATGAGTTAGAACATCTCGCAAAACAGCTGGAATTCAGGGTCTATGGCAGGCTGAGTAATACGACAACAGTGAGCCGCTTGAAATGGAAAAATACCATAAGGCAGGAAGTACGTAAATTTTACACGCCGGATTTTGATAATCCCGAAGATGTGATGCAGCTGCGCACGCGTTTAAAAACACAGGTTTCACTGCAACTTGGCAGTACTAACGAAAACCGCCTTACAGGAAGTGCTGAAGCCTTATTTTCGATAAGTGATGAAACCAATGCGGGCTGGGGAAGTTTTGGGTATAAGGAAAGCAGGTTTTGTTTTTATTACTCGTATGCGCCAAAGTCGCTGCCCGTAACTTTTGATGTGGGTTATATGAACGACCTGATGGGATATGGGCATGATGCTGCCGATGCTAATTACTTAGCATTTGATATTATCCTGGAAAATCCTTTTTAA
- the rpoN gene encoding RNA polymerase factor sigma-54, translated as MLKQNLQLRLSQKLSPQQIQLMKLIQLPTQAFEQRLKEEMEENPALEDTKEDEYEYEKDEFDNNDEYDDYDDYEGERIDTDEINIDEYLSDDEIPNYKLQANNYSDDDEDRSMPFAATVSFHQNLTDQLNTFILTDDERDIAEFLVGSIDDMGYIRRSIPDIVDDLAFTQGIYTDEPTVEHALHIIHQMEPAGVGARDLQECLLLQLKSKTPTPSIELAINILEQQFEAFTKKHYDKLLQKFDIKQEQLRHAIDEIERLNPKPGGAYESNAKPIEHVVPDFSIKIVDGELELSLNGRNAPELHVSKDYQEMLQSYKDSRDKSSQQKDAVQFIKQKLDSAKWFIDAIRQRQETLYVTMNAIMHYQEEYFLDGDEAKLRPMILKDIADLIGLDISTVSRVANSKYVETPYGTKLIKEFFSEAMKNDQGEDVSTIEIKKILQTVIEEEDKRKPLPDDKLADILKDRGYPIARRTIAKYREQLDIPVARMRKKI; from the coding sequence ATGCTCAAGCAGAATTTACAACTAAGATTATCGCAAAAACTTTCCCCTCAGCAAATTCAGCTTATGAAGCTGATACAGCTGCCTACACAGGCATTTGAGCAACGCCTGAAAGAGGAAATGGAAGAGAACCCCGCCCTTGAAGATACTAAAGAGGATGAGTATGAATACGAGAAGGACGAATTTGATAACAACGATGAGTATGACGACTATGATGATTATGAAGGAGAGCGTATTGATACCGACGAAATTAACATAGACGAATACCTTAGCGACGACGAAATTCCCAATTATAAGCTACAGGCTAACAACTACAGCGACGACGACGAAGACCGCAGTATGCCCTTTGCCGCCACGGTTAGTTTTCACCAAAATCTTACCGATCAGCTAAATACCTTTATTCTTACAGACGACGAGCGCGATATCGCTGAGTTTCTGGTGGGGAGTATTGATGACATGGGCTACATTCGCCGCAGTATCCCCGATATTGTAGATGATCTTGCCTTTACACAGGGTATTTATACCGATGAGCCCACGGTAGAGCATGCACTGCACATTATACACCAGATGGAACCGGCAGGAGTAGGTGCGCGCGATCTTCAGGAATGCCTGTTGCTGCAATTAAAAAGCAAAACGCCAACACCGTCTATAGAGCTTGCCATAAACATACTGGAACAGCAGTTTGAAGCGTTTACTAAAAAGCATTATGATAAGCTACTGCAAAAGTTTGACATTAAACAGGAGCAGTTGCGCCATGCCATAGACGAGATAGAAAGGCTTAACCCTAAGCCGGGTGGTGCTTACGAGAGTAATGCCAAGCCCATAGAGCATGTAGTGCCCGATTTTAGCATCAAAATTGTAGATGGGGAACTGGAACTTTCGCTTAACGGGCGTAATGCGCCAGAACTTCATGTAAGTAAAGACTACCAGGAGATGCTGCAAAGCTATAAAGACAGCCGCGATAAGAGCAGCCAGCAAAAAGATGCGGTGCAGTTTATTAAGCAAAAACTGGATAGCGCCAAATGGTTTATAGATGCCATTCGTCAAAGGCAGGAAACGCTTTATGTAACCATGAATGCCATTATGCACTACCAGGAAGAATACTTTCTGGATGGTGATGAAGCCAAACTAAGGCCAATGATTCTTAAGGATATTGCCGATTTGATAGGGTTGGACATAAGTACCGTAAGCCGTGTGGCAAATAGTAAGTATGTAGAAACACCTTATGGTACCAAGCTGATAAAGGAGTTTTTTAGCGAGGCCATGAAGAACGACCAGGGCGAGGATGTAAGTACCATCGAAATTAAAAAGATACTACAAACCGTTATAGAAGAAGAGGATAAGCGCAAGCCCTTGCCGGATGATAAACTGGCTGATATTCTTAAAGACCGTGGATATCCCATAGCCCGCCGTACCATTGCAAAATATCGTGAGCAGCTGGATATACCGGTGGCGCGTATGCGTAAGAAAATCTAA